In Pocillopora verrucosa isolate sample1 chromosome 13, ASM3666991v2, whole genome shotgun sequence, one genomic interval encodes:
- the LOC131773939 gene encoding frizzled-2-like, with protein MVGVAYGTRFERLLLPVVIFGVCLLPCLCQKKCESVTIPLCIGLPYNTTIFPNMLKHRTQEEAALEVHQFFPLVKVGCSEDLAFFLCSVYAPICTLLGIPVPPCRSLCDSARDGCEDLMKKFGFTWPESLRCEKFPKLGEALCVGKNTTGRNGQVVPSKEQPQGHNSTEAPIDISLVSFRCPEEQKIDNDHYMFFGKKNCASKCENIYFDEKERKIARLWTGIWAILCCISTLFTILTFIIDMRRFRYPERPIIFLSGCYFMISVSYIIGFTAGDSLSCTESKHGHSVLVQGTKHEGCTVIFMLLYFFSMASSIWWVILTLTWFLAAGLKWGQEAIEANAQFFHLAAWAIPAVKTIAILLMTKVDGDELSGVCFVGLSDLNALRVYVLAPLFIYFFAGATFLLAGFVSLFRVRSVLKDDYSKREKIEKLMIRIGVFSILYTLPAISVIGCLFYEQANREKWEQSWLEGWKHQQACIDNMKDMDCPKYPIVNDKPDFTVFMVKYLMFLIVGITSGFWIWSSKTINAWRRFYRSVAHNLFGRGANTLV; from the coding sequence ATGGTCGGAGTCGCTTACGGTACGCGTTTTGAACGATTGCTGCTCCCCGTCGTGATCTTTGGGGTTTGTTTATTGCCTTGCTtgtgccaaaagaaatgtgaGTCTGTTACGATACCTCTTTGCATTGGTTTACCGTACAACACTACAATATTTCCAAACATGTTAAAGCACAGAACACAAGAGGAAGCAGCTCTCGAAGTTCATCAGTTTTTCCCACTGGTAAAAGTCGGCTGTTCGGAGGATCTGGCCTTCTTCTTATGTTCGGTTTATGCCCCCATTTGCACTCTTCTCGGTATTCCAGTTCCTCCATGCCGTTCACTTTGTGACAGTGCGCGAGATGGATGCGAAGATCTTATGAAGAAATTTGGTTTCACGTGGCCCGAGTCTTTGCGTTGCGAGAAGTTTCCAAAACTAGGCGAGGCTCTCTGTGTTGGAAAGAACACAACTGGTAGAAACGGTCAAGTAGTGCCTTCTAAGGAACAACCACAAGGACACAACTCGACGGAGGCTCCGATCGACATTAGTTTGGTGTCATTCCGATGTCCGGAGGAGCAAAAAATTGATAACGATCACTACATGTTCTTTGGCAAGAAGAACTGTGCATCAAAGTGCGAAAACATCTATTTTGATGAGAAGGAGCGAAAAATTGCCCGTCTTTGGACTGGAATATGGGCGATTCTCTGTTGCATATCAACTCTCTTTACAATTTTAACGTTTATTATTGACATGAGGAGATTTCGGTACCCTGAAAGACCTATTATTTTTCTATCGGGTTGTTACTTCATGATTTCTGTTTCCTACATCATTGGATTCACTGCTGGGGACTCTTTATCTTGCACGGAATCTAAACATGGTCATTCCGTCCTTGTGCAAGGAACTAAACACGAAGGATGCACAGTAATTTTTATGCTATTATATTTCTTCAGCATGGCATCCTCAATCTGGTGGGTTATTCTTACACTCACTTGGTTTCTTGCGGCCGGACTAAAATGGGGTCAAGAAGCTATCGAGGCAAACGCACAATTTTTCCACCTTGCAGCCTGGGCGATTCCTGCCGTTAAAACAATTGCGATTTTATTGATGACCAAAGTTGATGGCGACGAGCTAAGCGGAGTTTGCTTTGTTGGACTCTCAGATTTAAATGCGCTGAGGGTATATGTGTTGGCTCCCCTGTTCATTTACTTTTTTGCTGGAGCTACATTCCTGTTAGCCGGATTTGTGTCGCTGTTTCGAGTGAGATCAGTTTTAAAAGACGATTACAGCAAGAGggagaaaatcgaaaaattaatGATTCGTATCGGAGTATTTTCCATTCTGTACACTTTGCCCGCGATTTCAGTAATAGGTTGTTTGTTCTATGAGCAGGCAAATCGTGAAAAGTGGGAGCAATCATGGCTTGAAGGCTGGAAGCATCAACAAGCGTGCATTGATAACATGAAAGACATGGATTGTCCCAAATACCCGATTGTTAATGACAAACCGGATTTCACCGTATTTATGGTCAAGTACTTGATGTTCTTGATCGTTGGAATTACATCAGGATTTTGGATATGGTCGAGTAAGACCATTAACGCCTGGAGAAGGTTTTATCGTTCAGTAGCGCACAATCTGTTCGGGCGAGGAGCGAATACGCTCGTGTGA